ctcagacccagacgaccacctgtctggactagagactaggTTATGTGGTATCTAcggtgttttcagtgtaatatttctgccaacagtacaGTGTCTTGTTTCTTATTGGTTCCTGTGGCTagaacaaaaatgtttattttaattgggagagtttcttaagagaggagggaatgtggtgtttagatgctgcttgtaatgattagaattgggagcactggctgttgggagtctgaaaggacaggaaccaggaaggagcggggaggagttgagaggctgggagaaagctaccgagggtgcagcagcagcttggtaacgaggtttccacttcaaaaataaagtcctgtGGAAGCtcgttagtaccttgcctggttgatacaacagcaTTACAGGGCTGTTCTCCACAGTCGGGAGGGTCCCTGTGCCCCTGGGGCCCTGCTGGGGTGGATGAGTGAGCCCACTTCTCGAGTcgccctcccagccccaccctgccctgctggcACGTGCGCCCCTGCGTCCGGCCAGGCTCACGCTGTCTGTCCCCTGCAGACTGGCAGGTTTCCCAGCATCTGCAGCAGGCATCCCGAGCGCACGAGGCCGAGAGCAGCCACCTCTCCCAGCAAGTCAGCACCAAGGGGGCGACCCTGGCGCAGACGGCCAGGGAGCTGGAGCAGGCcaggcaggagctggagcaggccagGCGGGAGCTGGAGCAGGCCAGGCGGGAGCTGGAGCTGATGCGGCAGGAGGAGAACAGCACCCAGGAGCAGCTGCGACAGCGGGAGGCCACGTTAGAGGGAACGAAGGAGGAGCTGGCGAGGGtacaggaggagaagagagaaattAAAGAGAAGCTGAACCAAACGGAGAGCGCCCTGTCCAGCATCCGCCCCTGCGAGCAGACAGGTACTGCCTTCCCGGGGCGGGGGTCACTGGGGcgccccccccagcagggacagCCGAgccctggggcgggggagcaCCCAGCGCCAGGGCCGTGCTGCAGCAAGTGGCTCTGGTCATTCAGGAGGGGCAGCTCTTCCCCCAGGCAGCGCTGGCCCCCAGGTCTGCATGGTgcaagggagtgtgtgtgtattggcggcgggggggtggggggtatcaGTGCTGGAGACAAGACAGAAAACCCCGGGTGGTGGGCACTGGCTGGTTCCATTGAATAAGAGTTGGGACGTGAACCCGCTGTCCTGGCCCAGTTCCAGCCAGCTCCCCTAAATCCCCCTGCTGTTTCAGCTGTTAAACACGCtgcatcccaccccagaggtggctgcgtctCAGGGGTGCACGAAGCAATGCCTGCTACATGTAGCCTGTCTAACGGTTTATCTGTAGACACAAGCTAGGATCTTTGGAGAAAAGGTGCTGGCCAAATACAAACTATGAACGTGCTAATTAGTCAGCCGAGCTCCCATGATTCAGTCTGGCTAAGAGATAACACCTGGACTAACTGAATTCGGGCTGCTTCTCCACCACTGAGCTCTGCTTgctccccccttctctccctgcccccacccccccgatcTGCTGGCGCTCCTCAGACCCGACCTGCAGCCCCACAATCCAGGTCCAGGCCTCTCTCCCGGCGCGCGCAAACAGCCCATGGGGCCCAGCACACAACGGCCCGTTCGCCTTTGGGACTTTTAGTAGCAAATGCCCACACACGGGGCAGGTTGAGTCATATTTTGTGCCCATGACGCTCTTGGTGCTTCAACCACCCCAGGCAAATAAACTATCCCAGGTGTTAAAAAATGAGATCAGCTTCCCTGAGggtgcccctggccctgccagtcctgccctgggctcccggGCAGGCGAGCTGGGCGACTCTCCAGCCGGGGCTCTGGTGCGGTGGAAACACCCAGGGCCCTGCACCCTCGCCAAGGGCAGAATCCCAGCCCTGAGGACGACGCGCCATCGCAGACAGCCTGGGGCCTCCCCAACGGGCAGAGCGGGGCACGGGGAGGAGGCGGCTGCCAGGTGACAAGGGCAGCGAGTCGCTGTCTGCTCACACGGAACAAGGAGCTCTGTCAGAACAAGGGAAACAGCCCGATCCCTAGAAGGGCTCAGTCTGTCTGCGCATCACTGCCCAGCCCTCCGGCCAGAGCTATAACGGAGCAGTGCCCTTGTCCTCATGGTGGCTGAatccccgggggtgggggagagtgaaggGACAGGGAGATGCGGCTCGTTTACCCCACCAGGGAAATGTTGAACCCCATGAACAGTTCACTTGTATCTGAGCCCTGGactcagctcccagcctgccccaagCCCTCGAGAACCCTCCCGCCCCGCCCTCCACCTGCTCGgagcagctcctggggcagcctGGAGTCTGGGGGAGTGTGAGCCCCTGGGGAGGGACCAGGCCTTCTTTGTACAGCCCAGGGCATGAGCCTGTTAGCTGCACTCAGGGCCAGGAGCGCCTCTGAGCCTCTCACCCCCTCTTCCCTCCAGGCTGCTGCCCGGCAGACTGGGTGTTGTACAGAGGAAAGTGCTTGTTCGTCTCGAAGGAGGAGAAGACTTGGGAAGAAAGCAAGAAAGACTGTGAACGGAACTCTGCTCGGCTTCTTATCACCAAATCCTGGGACTCGTGGCCGGTACGGTACATGCACGGCCGGTGTGAGCGCAGCCAGAACACTGCGTAAAGAGGGGGTGTCTccaggctgggcgggggggggcattggCAAATAGGcaggggctcagagaagagcaatggcaatgatccaggggctggaggagcgTTACCAGCTCACTTTCTCCACTGAGCAGCGCACCCGCACTGTCCTGGATTGCTCTTTTGAGTCTGACAGATTGGAAGAACCCCCCTTCCtgttgtctctaacattccttgccagctgtaactcgttccttgccttggctttcctgattttgtccctacatgcttgcaCTATTGCCACGTCCACTCCCTTGGAGCCGTGCCCCGCCCTCCGTTCCCTGGATTTGTCCCTATGGGGTTTGTAGAGAGCTAGAAAGCTCCTcgtgcagccacattggcctcctgcggctcctcttctctctcctctgcctCGGAATAGCCTGAGTGTTACAGCTCttaggaactgccagcccccttcgactccttctctcccctccacgggaCCCTGCCTGCGATTTCGCTGAGCCCGCTGAAATCcgcctttctgaagtccagtgtccttgttttgctgttcttgtGTCCTCCTTTCCTTAGGGTCTTGAATTCCATCAGATCATGGTCACTTCCTCCCAAGCTCCCGCCCACCTTCACGGTCGCAACTGGTTCATCCCTGTTGGTCAACACCAGATCCAACATGGATGACCCCCTCGTTGTTTGCTCAACTCCTCCTGAATCAGAAAGCTGTCCCCTACACGTGCTAAGAACTTGCACGTTATGACTTGTTATCATAGTCCTACAACAgaagttaaaatcccccattgATACGAGCTCATGTGTGTTAGCTAATCCCGTTACCTGCTTGTAGAATGACTTGTCCACTTCCTCGTCCTGATCTGGTGTCTATAACAGACAACCCCCATCCATAAGACCTCTGCTGTTCTTTTCCCTTGTTATcctcacccagagactctcagtaGTTCGGCCACGTACTTCGCCTTGCGGCAAGTGTGCACGTTCCTGACCTGCAGCAAACACCTCCTCCGTTGTCCCCATATCTGTCCTTCTGGAACACGCTGTATCCCTCAATGCTGGTACTCGAGTCATGGGAGCTGTCCCACTATGTCCCATTCATGCCAACTGAGTCATAATTTTCTTCTTATGCCATGACTTCTagtcagggccggattaactctcctgtgggcccggggctattagatATTGTGGGGTCCCTGTAAACAAGTCTTCtttctggaagggagtttggtgcaggaggggctggggcagggggttggggtgcgggagggggtgcggggtctgggagggagttggggtgcaggagggggattctgatctggggcagggggttggggtgcgggagggggtgtggggtctgggagggagtaggggtgcaggagggggattctgatctggggcagggggttggggtgcggggtctgggagggagtaggggtgcaggagggggattctgattggggcgggggttggggtacgggagggggtgcaggatctgggagggagtaggggtgcaggagggggattctgatctggggcagggggttggggtgcgggagggggtgcggggtctgggagggagttggggtgcaggagggggattctgatctggagcagggggttggggtgcgggagggggtgcggggtctgggagggagtaggggtgcagggggggattctgatctggggcggggggttggggtgcgggagggggtgcagggtctgggagggagtaggggtgcaggagggggattctgatctggggcagggggttggggtgcggggtctgggagggagtaggggtgcaggagggggattctgattggggcgggggttggggtacgggagggggtgcaggatctgggagggagtaggggtgcaggagggggattctgatctggggcagggggttggggtgcgggagggggtgcggggtttgggagggagttggggtgcaggagggggattctgatctggagcagggggttggggtgcgggagggggtgcggggtctgggagggagtaggggtgcaggagggggattctgatctggggcagggggttggggtgcgggagggggtgcagggtctgggagggagtaggggtgcaggagggggattctgatctggggcagggggttggggtgcggggtctgggagggagtaggggtgcaggagggggattctgattggggcgggggttggggtacgggagggggtgcaggatctgggagggagtaggggtgcaggagggggattctgatctggggcagggggttggggtgcgggagggggtgcggggtctgggagggagttggggtgcaggagggggattctgatctggagcagggggttggggtgcgggagggggtgcggggtctgggagggagtaggggtgcagggggggattctgatctggggcggggggttggggtgcgggagggggtgcggggtctgggagggagtaggggtgcagggggggattctgatctggggcggggggttggggtgcgggagggggtgcggggtctgggagggagtaggggtgcagggggggattctgatctggggcggggggttggggtgcgggagggggtgcggggtctgggagggagtaggggtgcaggagggggattctgatctggggcagggggttggggtgcagggggggattctgatctggggcggggggttggggtgcgggagggggtgcggggtctgggagggagtaggggtgcaggagggggattctgatctggggcagggggttggggtgcgggggggattctgatctggggcagggggttggggtgcgggagggggtgcgaggtctggcagggggttggggtgcgggagggggtgcgaggtgcaggctccagccgggaggcacttaccacaggcggctcccgACCGgcggcagagctgggctcaggctgCCCGCTGGGGCCCCACggcgctcccggaagtggccggctgcTAGCACGTCTCCGCGGCCCCTGCCGGGAGGGGGACAGTgtgtctccgtgcgctgcccgcGTCCGCAAGCGCCGTCCccgtagctcccactggccagttcCCAGCCTCCGCTCTAGCCATGGAGCGCTGGGCTGGTCCGGGCCTGCAGGCCTGTTGTATTGATTTAGAGGGAGTGTAGcagcccaaagagtcaaaggtgttaacacgaccctgtcactgtccagcATTGAACAGTTTTAAACAACGTTCAGGGTTTGGTCTACAGAGACCTCGGCCTGCTGAGTGCCCCGGCAAACACCCCATTCAACAGCCTCTTAACCTTTCATTAAAGATACAGAAGAGAAGGCAAAACAGTTAAAGCCTTTGGAATTAAAGTATTACGTAAGGCCTGCATTtgaacaacatcccttgttccctttcccttcagctggagagagtttttaaaaagaacctgCCCCCcttttgacagtctcttagatgagCAGctgtcaacctttccagactgctgcacccctttcaggagtctgatttatcttgcgtacccccaagttacacctcacttaaaaactacttatatacaaaatcagacataaaaatacagacgTGGCAGCTCACTAGTCCTGACAAATCgcgactttctcatttttaccatataattataaaataaatccattggaatataaatattgtactgacATTTCGGTGTATCGCATacagagcagtacaaacaagtcagtgtctgtctgaaatatTAGTTTGTCCTTACTTCGCTggtgctttttgtgtagcctgttgtaaaactaggcaactatctagCTGAATTGAtgcaccccctggaagacctctgtgtaccccaggggtacatgtaccctgcctgagaaccactgtcttacatggtatcaaagatggtgaTAACTGTccttctggggagaggagaagacgTTAGCTGAGATGGGCTAGCgctgctgttaaagtccagtcctgtttcctaaaagacaaaacaagacaaacacccaaaaggggagagaagagaacagcaaagagagaaaatgcagcttctctctctggTGCTGACTCTCACATGCAGCCTCACTTCTGGAGAGACTCAGGCCCAGCACAAGGTctgatcagccactctgagacctgacaaactcGTACCACCATTGGGCTGGTTAGGGCATTGCattcctctgcctccctggtCACAGGCTCACAGCCTTGCTGCAAAATGTACAGTCTTGGCTGGCTACCCAGACTCTTATGAGACAGAAGTCAAAAGGAGAAGGACAGGGGAgggaagaaataaggtggggaagaaAAGGGACGCCCAAGGGAGATGGAGAGATGAAGTCTCACATCCCAAGTGGTGTTCAGGACTTAGCCAGAGCTGGTGtcctctgggtccctctctctggtccGGTCTGGTCAGGACAGGACATCTCTCAGGGTCCGAATGATGGTCCCAGGAGATGGGGTGAAGGGCAGCCAGGATGGTGAAGCTGGCTCCAGTAGGCAATTTGTCTCCCAAAGTCTCCTTCTTTAAGGATGCCAAAGGGAGTAGTGGGTAGaacagcccctgccctccttgttttgtccaccaattacacctaatttctgacacaccaattttggctcCTTGACTTCGGTCCCACACGTCAGTTGTTTATCAGGCAAGGCCTTAACGCAGTCCTTGAGTTACACCAGGGGGCCTTTttatttggactaattcagtctgtctcctttCTCCAGCTTTTCCCATCACATTTCTTGTCCTAGGGGTATTGTGACATCTTAGGAACCGTCGCCCACTACTCACAGCTGAGCTCACACTTCGGGGAAACTCGTAGGCCCAGTTAGCACAGCCGATCCCAGCAGGGAAAGTACCCAGGGCCTCTCATTTCTGGTGGGCTGGGGTGAGTGGGATCCAGTACGATGGATAACCAATAGCAGGGCACGCTGGGAGGATGCTGTTCGCCGCCCCACACCTGGCTAGCTGGGTAACCCCACTTCTGGAGCAATGTGATCGTGCTCACGGAAACATCCTTTTCTCCACCAGCTAATCCTCTCCCTGCAGTTCTCTGCTTCTTCACAGCAGTCACTTGAATGCAGGGGTGAATTCTTTTCTTCCTAGAATTTTCTGAAAAACACTGACGTCCCATACTGGATTGGACTAGTCCGGAATAAGGAATCACAGTGGCAGTGGAAGTGGGTTGATAACTCACCCTTTAAACCGTAAGTATCATATTTATTTCTTAAGCTAGATGCTCCATTTGCTAACCAGTGGCACCATCCAAAAGAAACATGCACTTTAGTAACTGTAACTAAAGCCACTGACTAAAGTGCGCTGGAAGGGTTAGAAGTGGTTTCCCCGAAATGGAACCAACGGGCCTGCAGTTCCTCATGTGGACCCTTTGCCAGAGGGGAATATTTAAAGCAACACCATGTACCTAAAAGCTGCAAAATAACGAGTTTCAAGCAGTTTCAAGTCCTCTGAGTAAATTCTTTATCGGTAGTGCCCCAGCGTAAGTCAGGTGGTTCCTGGGAGGGCAAGGGGCAAAACCACAGAGCAAATGAGTGTAAAACACAAATCCAGATGTCAGGAACGTACTGAACAGCGCTGGCAGGGAACGTGAAGAGGAGACATTTCTTAATTGTCTCTGACCCAATGCTGGGAATCCGGCTAACAAGCCAGAGGAATTGGAAATTCTCATTGATGAGAAGAAATGAGGTATTATTGTCATCACTGAGGCCTGGCGGGATGAGTCACAGGACGGGGATGTTAAACTCACTGGTTACAGCCTCTTTAggaaggtttgggggggggcactCTGCATGAAAGGCAGCATCACCTGTTTTAGAGGTGTTGCTAACTCAGAAGTGCAGGATCATGCCTATGGATGAATGTGCTAAAAAAGCCCAGCGGGTGCACGGGTGGGGTCTGTTACAGACACCAAATCAAACCGGAGAACAGAATGGGATACTCACTAACCTCTTGTCTGTGACGTGGGAAGAAAACCTGTGTTATGAGGGACTTCAGTCTGGGAGAGGTGTGGGAGGTCTCACGACCTGATCACATTCAGTGTGGGCACACAGAGGACAGTCCCAACCAGTAATTTATTCatagaccagaagggaccacgatGTTTATCTAGCCTGACATCCGTCACACACAGGCCAGAGCGCTGCTCCCCAAAGATGCACTAAAACATATCTTCTGGAAAGCTATCTGACCtcgatttaaagactccaagccATGGAGACACCACCACCTCCCATGGTGAGCGGTTCtggtggttaatcaccctcacagCTAGGAAACAGCATCTGATTTCAAGGATCAATTTGTCCAactccaacttccagccattggaccttgTTATGGCTTTATCTGCTAGCCTGAAAAGCCCCTTGGTGTCAGCTCTCTTTTCCATGTGTCAGAACCTAGACACTGAGACGGTGTCACCTCTCAACCTTGTCTTTGATAAGCGGATTAGATTGGGCTTCTTAAACCTCACATCATATATCTTGTTTTCCATCCTCTGGGTCATTTTTGTGACCCGCCTCTGAACATTCTTTGGTATTTGGCATGCGGACACCAGGACTGGACACGGTATTCTAGTATCGCCTCTGTACGCAGCATGGTCAGGCTAAGATCACTTCCTTATTTCTACTGAAAGTCCCTTTTTTATACACCCAAGGagcacattagcccttttggccacagcctaGCATTCACGGCTCAGGTTGAGGCCACACAAAGTCCTTTTGTGAGTCGCTGCTTCCCAAGACAAAGTCTCATGTCCTGTAGAAATAACCAGTGTTCTTGGTTCCCAGATGCACTGCcatgcatttggctgtattaaatcACGTTTTGTCGGATTGTGACTATTTAGCCAGCCCATACAGATGACTGTGACAGTCTCCTGTCTTCCTCATTACTCACCACCCCACCAACCTTTGTGTCACCTGCATAATTACCAGCCAAGATTTTATATCATGATCTAGATTCTTGATAATATTGAAGTGTTGGACCAGGAACCGATCTTTGGGAGACCCCACTAGAAATGGCCCCGCTCGTTGGGAACAAAGACATTTTGCAACCtcccagtttttaatccatctaaCATGTGCCCTATTAGTTCCATTTGTAAACCTtttgccaggtggagccagcagcaaccagggctgggttcaatatctgggGGTTCCTTTCCACCTATCCAAcacaaaaccggctcaagcccccacccagtgacctgggacaattacatccCCACCCCTGAGCACCTCGAGAGGCAAAACTTCTCCTCTCACAAACTCTGAGGCTGAGTGTaggaaagaaacttttaatgaaaggaaaaagtcacctgacattaattagggaaaatgccacaaacaAGATTCATAAACACAAACTGTGAGCAGGACGCCCAGCCCACAGTGCGTGGGGCAGAGCTTCCGCCTCGTGTTCTTGAGATCTACAACcaacagttccttttctgtgcccccctctgctccctcaccacaccccactcaTAGGGGTTGTCCTGGGTCAGTGAGGACCCAAGGATCAGAGGCGCAGCTGTGGGAGTTCCCCTCCCACCCGGGGGAGAAGGCACCTGGCTTGCTCCGGCCTCTGAGCACTTGCCCTGtctggctgccctgccagccgCGGTTCCTCTGGCCAACCCGCTCGCTGCTCGGCCAGCCACTCGCTGCTCCAGTGCACCCTGTCATCTTCCACTGCCTCCTGCCTTCTGCTGGGACCTCGGCAGGTCCGTCCCTTGAggctcccccagctctcaggAACTGtcagcttttggggggggggaactgccttgctgaagcaggctgggcagaaacgctGCCCCCCACAAGTGATGTCAGTGCTAGTGAGCACGTAACAAAAGACGCCGCACTCAGCTGTATCtgtgaacagtggggaggggcaggtcaAACTGTACCTGGGACCCATAAGTATCATCCACACCTCCTAGcagggacacctgtccccacccctcttactttcacaggggagggctctggcattcgagcccctggcttagcAAGCTCCTTTCAGTTGAGGGCgaccccctcaatcaggacaGGCTCAGCACGGTTCGGCTGCCCTTTAGTCATACAATAAAGGTAACATGGATAACACTGTTTCACTCCCCCCTGCAGTCAGGAGTGAAGTGATTTGTATCCCAACACCAGCCAGCGTTGGTCACTTTGGGCAGCACCGTGCTGAATGCTGGATACCGACGCCGAgtgggtgtgttcatgtaaatacagtctggtcctgaaaccttttcccctccccagctagctgtcaggggagagctctttcagaccctgcttacacctATACTgcaagtttttaaatcaaaataccATGTGGTACTAAGTCAACTGCCTTGGAGAAATCCAAGTCACTGTACCTTGATCACGCTGTACCTTGATCACGCTGTACCTTGATGAACACAGCTACTTTTATCACAC
The sequence above is a segment of the Natator depressus isolate rNatDep1 chromosome 5, rNatDep2.hap1, whole genome shotgun sequence genome. Coding sequences within it:
- the LOC141987141 gene encoding B-cell differentiation antigen CD72-like, giving the protein MAQSVVYADLKFVKAPVGSSVCSRSQEAAPADEEEAELTYENIQLAQPGEVRRGQGAEQSKEPWWSTRYLPLGLLGTCLFLLATTIGLGVRYWQVSQHLQQASRAHEAESSHLSQQVSTKGATLAQTARELEQARQELEQARRELEQARRELELMRQEENSTQEQLRQREATLEGTKEELARVQEEKREIKEKLNQTESALSSIRPCEQTGCCPADWVLYRGKCLFVSKEEKTWEESKKDCERNSARLLITKSWDSWPNFLKNTDVPYWIGLVRNKESQWQWKWVDNSPFKPDWSYPSYSFSSCGAIRNGIINKDSCYDRKPWICEKAPSQPSPARRWFP